One Pieris napi chromosome Z, ilPieNapi1.2, whole genome shotgun sequence DNA window includes the following coding sequences:
- the LOC125062158 gene encoding differentially expressed in FDCP 8 homolog: protein MTAALANDSPKYRNSLICCSPRSVEESISSSSTSGCVSADESIDSNYIPKSIANKKLKIHSTATREEIEKAIIQCKELVLSSPQCSDERKWLVRYLVELRLRLEDLKDSDGQIRSKVTIKGHHFEQQTNISNRKQYCDHCSGVIWSIVQSSYICTDCGYVCHYKCVDDVCRVCAHVVMTEKGQFEMHICPEKGLAAQDYKCAECQTTLTFKDSWNEPRLCDYTGMYFCTTCHWNDLLAIPARVIHNWDWDKRSVSRIAYQMLSISWTRPYVDVENVNCKLFSFIAELEWVHKMRKDLEWMKRYLCACPEGTSLLSPLFVQLGDVNKKYSMSHLQAINDGSLETQLTELTEICRAHITKCPLCSGKGYLCEVCSNNEVIYPFDSGAIMCDRCNSMYHQVCWLRKAQKCLKCVRIDERKKLVEDDVDANLEYDIDKFVQ from the coding sequence ATGACAGCAGCCTTGGCTAACGATTCGCCAAAATATCGGAACAGTCTGATATGCTGCAGCCCTCGGAGTGTGGAGGAATCAATATCATCATCTTCCACGTCCGGTTGTGTATCGGCAGACGAGAGCATCGACTCCAATTACATTCCAAAATCAATtgcaaacaaaaaacttaaaatccaCAGTACAGCGACGCGCGAAGAGATCGAAAAGGCGATAATCCAATGCAAAGAGCTTGTTTTAAGCAGCCCCCAGTGCTCCGATGAACGTAAATGGTTAGTCCGATATTTAGTTGAACTAAGATTACGACTTGAGGACTTAAAAGACTCAGATGGACAAATAAGAAGCAAAGTAACAATTAAAGGACACCATTTTGAGCAACAAACGAATATAAGCAATAGAAAACAGTACTGTGATCATTGTAGTGGTGTTATTTGGAGTATTGTTCAAAGCTCTTACATATGCACTGACTGTGGATATGTGTGCCATTATAAATGTGTTGATGATGTATGTAGAGTGTGTGCCCATGTTGTTATGACAGAAAAAGGGCAGTTTGAAATGCATATTTGCCCGGAAAAGGGACTCGCCGCCCAAGATTATAAGTGTGCTGAGTGCCAAACAACACTTACATTTAAAGACTCGTGGAATGAGCCTAGATTGTGTGACTACACAGGCATGTATTTCTGTACTACATGTCATTGGAATGATCTATTGGCTATACCTGCAAGAGTTATACATAATTGGGATTGGGACAAGCGAAGTGTATCTCGGATTGCTTATCAAATGCTGTCTATATCTTGGACGCGGCCATATGTAGATGTTGAGAATGTTAATTGCAAATTGTTTAGCTTCATAGCTGAACTGGAATGGGTGCACAAAATGCGCAAAGACCTTGAATGGATGAAGAGATATTTATGTGCTTGTCCTGAAGGTACAAGTCTCCTGTCACCACTATTTGTACAACTTGGAGATGTGAATAAGAAGTACAGTATGTCCCACTTACAAGCGATCAATGATGGAAGTTTAGAAACACAGCTGACTGAGTTGACAGAGATTTGTAGAGCTCATATAACAAAGTGTCCATTATGTTCCGGTAAAGGTTATTTATGTGAAGTGTGCAGCAATAATGAGGTTATATATCCCTTTGATAGTGGGGCAATAATGTGTGATAGATGCAACTCGATGTACCATCAGGTTTGTTGGCTTCGTAAAGCTCAGAAATGCTTGAAATGCGTACGTATTGATGAAAGGAAGAAACTTGTAGAAGACGATGTTGATGCAAATTTGGAGTATGATATTGATAAGTTTGTTCAGTAG